GAACGCCTGAGCCACAACCTCCCGCCGGGATTGCGCATTGCGGGCGAGTTTGACCTCGACAGCCACAGGTAGGCCCTCTTTGTCCACAAGGAGAAGATCAAGGCTGCCCGCCGCTGGAAGGGCAACTTCCGTTTGAACCGTGGCGACGGCCGGTTCCGATTCCTTCAGGACAAGGTACGGACAACGCTCAAGGCATGCCTTCAATTCACCTTCGTCCTTGAACGGTTCTTTCACCATCTTGACCATGCGGCTGTCACGCTGGAGTGCGATTGGCATGGCGTTCCCTCCCTTTCGCTTGTGCAAGCATAGCATGACCCGGCGCCTTTTGGAGTACTCTGGGACATGTCTGGTGACGTAATGTGAATGCGCCGTCGCTTTTCAAAAACGAAAATTCTTGCAGGGTGCGCACCAAATGGCTCTCCTAGATGAGACTGAACGAGATGTGGCCCAACCCCGACGCAAGACAAGAGGCCCTCCCCGGAGTTCTCATCTTCGGCCTAGCCTTGCCTGAACCAGGAGTGTAGATGATGATCGTGCTCGGGTCTGCCTGCAAAGAGAACTCCACCCAAAGTCTCAATCGCGAAGAAAATGGCGTGCCCGGTCAGACAGTTTCGGCTTATCAGTGGCGCCGTACTCGAAGGTGCTTCCCCTGCGGAGATTCTTAGACTGCGATTCTAGGGAAATATAGCGAATAGAGTGCATTATGTCAAGGGAATGTCACTTGAGGATCAAAAGGCCAGGGGAGATTTCCATACTGAGACCGCCATCACTCTTGGCGAGAGGGGAGTCTTTCAGGGCGCATCTGCAGCTGAGGCGAACGCTCTTGGTGAAGTGTGCTAACCTACATCGAGATAATGCCGGGCATCCCACCACGCAAAAGGGCGGACCGTGGGATCCGCCCTGCTTATCGCTTTGTTTGTCAGCTGCCCAAAGGCCCACGCCCCTGGGAGGTTCGAACTACTTGGTTGGCAGAATCTTGTAGACTCCGGTACCGCACGCTGGGCACTTCCCCTTCAGTGCGGGTCGACCGTTCTTCATCGTCACGCGCTTGGCGTCGGCGATGTCCACCATCTTCCTGCACTTGACGCAAAACGCCTTGTCCGCCACTGCGATCACCTCCTTTCGGGGCTTCGGGATGGGGTGTCCAGGCATGACATAATATAGCAATTCGCGGCTTAATGTCAAGAGAAATATGCGTCGCGGCAGTTTGTTACTCCTTCGGGATAACCAACAACGTTTCAGCGCGGCCCATACCAGGACATCGCTCCTGAGGTTCTCCACGCCAACTGCAGCTCCAGCGGCATCAGAAGAAGCGGCTGTGCAGGGTAACGGGCCAAAAGGCGCAGGTACCCTTGCTCCACGTCGGATAAAGGACTACCGCCCCGCACCGATGGTGCACCTGGCATGAGAGCCTCCACATTGATCAGTCCCGGCCGTGGCAGTTCCACCACCTCCACTTCTGCGCCGGGCCGGATGCCAGCACGGGCCCTTGCCATGTCAACGGCTTGTGAGAGTCCACCCACTTCGTCCACCAGCCCCCGCGCTTTTGCCGCAACACCGGACCAAATGCGCCCTTGGGCGATCTCTTCCACCGCTTCCGGCGCCATGCCTCGCCCTTGCGCCACCTTGTGGACAAAAACGCGATAGAACTGACGAATCACCGCTTCCACCCGCGCCTTCTCTTCGTGCGTCAAGTTTCGGTCAGGAATCTGCACCCCGAGAATGGGCAGCGTGATGCCAAAGCCCAAGTCGGCGTGCTCGCCCACCTGCACATGGTCGCTCGACATTCCCAGCCGGTCGCCCAGCCCTTTGTTCCATAGCCAGCCGCCGATCACGCCTATGGAACCGGTGATGGTGGCAGGGGTGGAAACAATGCTATCGCCATACATCGAAAGCCAGTAGCCGCCGGAGCCGGCCACGCTCCCTTGGCTGACGATGACCGGCTTTTTCTCTCGACACTTTCTCACGGCTTCGGCAACCAAGTCTGAGGCAAGAGCATCCCCTCCGGGCGAATCCACGCGCAGCACCACCGCCTTGATGCGCTTCTTTTCTGCCACGCGCAAGAGAACCCTTTCCAGCGCCCGCGCCCTGATCCCCCGGTCCAGGTCACATTCACCGATGGCATAGACCACAGCCACCTGCGGTCTGCGGCCCCATTCGCGTGGGAGGTACTCACGCTTGGCCAGTTGCCCAGGGGTGAGCTTCCTTTTTGTACCAGCGAAATCCTTCAAGAGCCGACCAATGTCCTTCCAGCGCGCCAGGGTGTCCACCAGGTGGGCATGCACGGCCTCTTCAGGCAGGAACAGCACCACGTTATTGATGAGCGAGTCGAACTGAGCCGAGGACATGCCGCGACTGGCGCACACCTCGCTGCGCACAAGTTCGTACTGGTCGTTCAGCCACGCCTGCCTCTGTTCGCGATCGGCTTCTGACATCTGCTCGCGCGAATACACCTCGGCCGCGGATTTGTACTTGAAGTAACGCCATTCCTCCCACCCGAGGCCCAGTTTTTCGAGGGTGCCCTTCAAGAACGTGCGGCCGGCCACATAGCCCTGCAGGGTGAGCATCCCCTCGGGGTCCAGCACCACGCGGTCTGCGACACTTGCCAGGTGGTACTCGGTCATGCTGCCACGATCGATGTAGACGAGCACCTTCTTGCCTGCGCGACGGAGTTGGGCAAGCTGGGTGCGGATCTCCCAAGCCAGCTGGGGCGTCACCGCCAGGCCGGAAAGGTTTAGTGCCACAACGGCGACGCGCGGGTCCTCAGCAGCGTCCTTCAACGTGAAGAGCAGCTCGCTCAACGTGCGGCCCGGCAGGTCAATGAACCGGTTGCGCTGGTAGAGCACTTGCCCTTTGAGCTCCAGCTGCACCGAGCATTTCTGGCGCAAGAGGTAAGAATCGAGCACGTTAGGGGTGCCTTTGCCCACGCGCACGCTGTACGTGGTCAGTGCTGGACCACCTCCCTCAGGCGTTCGCCGCTGCACACCCGCCCCCATTCTGCCGAGGCTGATGTTCACCCCGAGGGAAAACGCCTCGCCGCGAAAATAGCGTCCCACCAGGTACAGGCCAGGGAACGCCTGGACCGCTGCGCCTGCGCTCCAGCGGCCATCGGCAAGATGCTGACGATCATGGACGCTGAGGTCGGCAAAGAGTGTCAGGAAATCAGTCCCCAGTGGCCTGAGCCCCAATTCGGCCATGAGCTCCTGCCGGTTCAGGCGAGGGGCATGCCAACCAGCCGCGCCTACGGAGACAAACCGAAGCGGGCGCGCGAGCACTCCTCCGTACCAGATTGCCGCCGGCCCACCGCGCGACCAGCCATAGCCCGCCCCGATTGATAGGCCGCCATCGCCGACCGCCATGGCCAAGCGATAGTGACGCACAGCCTCGCCCGGGAGGCGCTCTTCCACCATTCCGAACCCGACGTTCGGCACAGCCGCAAAGAGGCCCCAACGCACCAGGTCCTCCTGCTGGCTAACAAATGCCGCTCTTAGGTCGGGACCATGCACATGTGGAAGGACTGCAGGGTTGACAAAACCCAGCAATCCGTTGCCGAGCGCACCAGGAGAGGCAGGGAGCAGGTCGTCATAGCTTCCGTAGAGCATGGGCAGCTGCTGGCCCAGCACGCCCGCTGGTAGCAGGCACAGGATGATTCCCGCCAGCGCTTTGCAACTCCTCATTGCGCACCTCCTTGCACGGTTCACTTTGACAACGCCCGCACTGTGCACGGGGCTAACGTTAGGTCTCGCCGTTGAACTCTTTCACCGCGTCAAACATGGCAACAAGATTCTCCACCGGGGTGTTAGCCTGAACATTGTGCACCGCGTTGAACACAAAGCCACCGTTCCGGGCAAAGATCTCGCACCGCCGCAGCACTTCTTCACGCACCTGGGCAGGTGTGCCAAAAGGCAGCGTCTTCTGCGTGTCAACCCCGCCCCCCCAGAACACCAGCTGATCGCCATACGTGTCCTTCAAGCGCCGCGGGTCCATGCCCGCGGCCGAACACTGTACCGGATTGATGACGTCAAAGCCCACCTCGATGAATGCTCCCATAAATGGCTCCACTGCTCCGCACGAATGCTTGAAAGTTTTCCAGCACGTGTGTCGGTGAATCCAGTCATTGACCTTTCGGTAGTAGGGCGCGTAGAGTGAGCGGAATGTTTCTACGGAGCAAAAGGTCGATGTTTGGGTGCCAAAGTCGGTGCCACAGACAAACACTACATCCACCAGGTCGCCCACGATGGAGTGAATTTTCTCCAGGTTGGCCAGGGCCACCTCTGTCTGTTTGGCATAGACCCGGTGTAGGTACTCCTGGCGGGTCACGGTGGAGATGTACCACTCGGCAATGTCCCGGATGCCCTTCGGGTACTTGAGAAAGGGAGCCGGCACCAAAGCGATATCCCCAAAGGCTGTGCCTCCGAAGCTGGCCACTATCGCCCGTGGGGAATCGGCCAAACGCTCCACTTCTGCCCGATAGTGGGCCAGGTCCTGGTCGTTCAACGGCTTGAACTCTTCGGTGTTGTCTGCCGGATCAAGGCGCTCCTCCTCAATGGGGGGTTGGCGGACGATGGTGTCAAAGAAAAACCCCGCGACAGGCATGCGCCCGCTGGGTGGCGCCGTGGTGTCACCTTCAGGGTAGATCAGCAGGTCACCGTTCGCGTCCACGGTTGTGCGAAAATGCTCCGAGACCAAGACCACCTGGCCCCAGGGGAGCCGGAACTCCCGCCAGTTCTCGTTGGGGAAGCCAAACATGGTGGTGCGGGCATATAGACCGTTCACGTCGATGCCCAAAACATCCTGGAGGTCTTGGTCTATCCATCCCAGCATCTGGTAAGGCTCGTGTACCTTTACCGGGCGGCGCTCCAGACCATAGTAGTCGCGCAGGGCCGCTACACAGGTCACGTGCATGCCGGTGACTCCAGTGCCGCCAAAATCGATGGGCACCTTGTCGGGCTCGCGATGGGCCAGTGCCGCTCGCACTCGCTCCCTGCTGGTCATATCCTGTATACCTCCATGGCCAGGTATCGGCTCGCTTCAGAGGACAATGGCCTCCACATGCAGGTCTCTGTTTTCATACGCGACGGACGCCTCCCCAGGACCGGCCTGCAGCAGCCGACCATCGGTGCGGAATGCACACTGCGCCGGCGATTCTGCCCTGCGGACCGCGACGTGTACACGCGCGCCCCGCACCACAAATGTGCCCTCGATGTAGTCTATTCCCGGAAGCAGGTGAGGACGGAGGGTAATGCCCTCGGCACCAGGTCGGAAACCTACCACGTGGTGGACTAGCAGCAATAGCATCTCCGCCCACGTCCACGGGATGACCCCAACCTGGGGACACGGCGGAGAAGGCCTTGGTCCATAAAACTCGAACCAGGCACCCGACTTGCCACCCGGCACCGAGTCCAGCCAGCGCAGGACTCGCCACACCTTTTCCCCGTCACCTGCCTCGGCATAGGCGCGGGCCACAAAAAGCGAGGCAAAGGGCCACGGCCCCGGGGAATCGGGCTCGGAGGAGACGTGGTAGCGACCATAGCCGCCGATGTCCCACCTCTGATTCCACAGCTCCTCCATGCTGGCCAGTGTGGCCCGGGCAAGTGGCGAGCCGGGGTTCACCTTGCCCACAACCACAGGCAGTACGCATGAAGTGTCCGGGTTCAGGAGATGCGGCCCAGGTCCGGCAAGAGGGACGGAGGGGTGGAGCTGGGCCTCCGCCATAGGCGTGATGTGCTCCTGGACCTCGCCGTCTAACCCTCGCCTTTTGATGATCCTACCTCCCTCCACCAGGCTGTGGGTGGGATGATGGAGCGCCGTGTGCCAGAGCTCCTCCGCATCCCTGTTCCATCGAGCCACCTCCGATTCCCGGCCCAGCGCCTTGCCCAGCTCGGCCGCGGCGCGCAACCCAAGCGACGCGTAGAGCTGGTGAGTGAGTTCAATGCCGGGCTGAATGCCGTAGAGACGGTGGCGCTCCCAGTACTCGCGGGTATTCGTCAGCAGACCAGACTTCGGGTCTCGGAACACCGGCCGCAGCGGGAACTCAGCCACTGCCACAACGCGCGGCCATAGACGACGGGCTAAGCTCAAGTCTCCTGTCCAGTGCCAGTATGAAGTGAGCGCGGTGAGCAGAACCCCGCCTTGGTCCAACTCAACCTCCTCTGGGCCACGCCGAACGCTGGAGTCAACAGTATCACCCTCTTCAGTGACAAACTCGGTGAAGAGCCGCTCGAGCATGGTGCGGGCCAGCTGATGCTGTCCTGTGAGCAGCAGGCCATGCACCACCATGGCTTGGTCGCGCACCCACTCCCGGTTGTACTGCCAAATGCTGCCATCCATTCGCCCAGAAGCAGAGATGGCCGCCGGTAGCTGCACTCGGGCAGCATCAAAGTACCGGTCTAATGGCTCGTGGTGAAAAAGCACGCGAGTCCCCTGCGGCGTTTTGCGGCCCCCTGACTCCGGGGACAGAGACTCTGGGGCGCCTTGCCCACAATGCGCACGCCCATCTTCCAGCGTGTACCAGAACGCATGCGTCACTTCGCCTTGGGCGGATGGGGTCAGCTGCACGCTCAGCCACTGATCGCCAAGGCCGGTGCTCAAACCAACTTTCTTGTTGCTCGGCGTGCGAATGGTGACTTCACGCAGGAGCACGGCGCGATCCGGGTGTGGGCAACAAAAAATCTCTGTGACCGCAGCCCCGCCCGCGTGCCAGGTCACTTCCACCGCCGGCACCCCTTGGCGCTCGGACCAATGCGCCTTCACCTCCTTCCCTGGAGGAGTCCACACCTGCTCCCCCCATTCCACCCGCAGCATGGTCGCCTCCAGTCCGGTCTGGGGGTCGAAACTGAGAACCTCGCGCTTCTTGGCCAGCCGCTCCGGATCCATGAGCAGCAGGCCGACAGGAGTCCCCTCCCCGGCCGGTGCAATCTGGACTGCCGCCTGTATCCGTCCGTTCCCCAGGAAAAAGTAGTAGCCGTCCTGCAGCCTGGTGCGCACGTCGGGATGACCTTGCGCCGGGTCGTCCTCATACAGGTGTTCCTTAAAGTCGATCATGCCTCCTCCAGAAATGAAGTGCGTGAAGGTCGAAAACTGCCTATCTCTCCATCAACTCAGAAAGCGGCGGAGCTGCTCCGGGCTGACCACCTGATCGATCCAGGGCAAGGGGGCAGACCAATCAAGAACGCCTAAGAACAAGCGAAAGCCGGCCGAGCAGTGTCCTTTGCCTAGCCGGAAGAAGGAGACCAACCAGTGCGGATCGCGACGGCACACGACCTCCATGCCTGTCAACCCTTTCCCCACGGGGCGAGGCTGTTGCGCTGGCCAGTGCCAAGGGTTGTCCGAGACGACATAGGACCAGTGCTGCACATGCCCGCCGAAAAAGAGGTAGTAACGGCCGTCCATTTCCTGCACGTTGCTTGACTCACATGGCGTGAGGTCCTCTGCCACATAGCACGGGCCACGGTCTTCCCATGCAAGCAAATCTCTGGATTCGGCCAACGCTACACACGCGCGCCCTTGGTTGGTAATGGCCGTGTAGTAGAGAAGAAACCGGTCACCCAGGCGCAACACATGGGGATCGCGGCAAGAAGCTCCGCCGCTGGTAGGACAGAAGGCCCAGCCGTACTCCTCAGGCCGGATGATGGGGCCGTCCCCAACGCGTTCCCAGTTGAAGAGATCATCAGAGACCGCCAGCCCGATACGCTGCGTGTTGTCCACCGTGCATCCTGCATAGAACATCCAGAAGCGTCCGCCGTGCTCCAGCACAAAAGGGGCTATCACGTGGCCGCCGTCCCAGCTTCCTGGGCGGACGTAGAAGCAAGGCTCGTGTGTCTCCCACAGGACGAAATCAGCAGTAGTGGCGTGGCCGATCCAGAGCTCGTTGCCAGGTAGGCAGCAACTGACATTCGGCGTGCCTGCAATGTGAAAGAGGTGGTACAATCCCGCGGCCTTGATCACGCAGTGGTCTTTCAGGTAGAAACCTTTTGGCGCGTAGCCCACCTGCAACCACTCCTCTTGGTAAGTGGCCTGCGCGGCTACGGCCTCACGATAGCACTGATAGTCCAGATTCGGGATCTCCACGAGCGCGCACCTCTGAATCAGCGAAAATCGTGGTCTTGGGAAAGACTCACGCGTCAGGAACCTTTCGGGTTAGCCTGCCGGC
The nucleotide sequence above comes from candidate division KSB1 bacterium. Encoded proteins:
- a CDS encoding S49 family peptidase; the encoded protein is MRSCKALAGIILCLLPAGVLGQQLPMLYGSYDDLLPASPGALGNGLLGFVNPAVLPHVHGPDLRAAFVSQQEDLVRWGLFAAVPNVGFGMVEERLPGEAVRHYRLAMAVGDGGLSIGAGYGWSRGGPAAIWYGGVLARPLRFVSVGAAGWHAPRLNRQELMAELGLRPLGTDFLTLFADLSVHDRQHLADGRWSAGAAVQAFPGLYLVGRYFRGEAFSLGVNISLGRMGAGVQRRTPEGGGPALTTYSVRVGKGTPNVLDSYLLRQKCSVQLELKGQVLYQRNRFIDLPGRTLSELLFTLKDAAEDPRVAVVALNLSGLAVTPQLAWEIRTQLAQLRRAGKKVLVYIDRGSMTEYHLASVADRVVLDPEGMLTLQGYVAGRTFLKGTLEKLGLGWEEWRYFKYKSAAEVYSREQMSEADREQRQAWLNDQYELVRSEVCASRGMSSAQFDSLINNVVLFLPEEAVHAHLVDTLARWKDIGRLLKDFAGTKRKLTPGQLAKREYLPREWGRRPQVAVVYAIGECDLDRGIRARALERVLLRVAEKKRIKAVVLRVDSPGGDALASDLVAEAVRKCREKKPVIVSQGSVAGSGGYWLSMYGDSIVSTPATITGSIGVIGGWLWNKGLGDRLGMSSDHVQVGEHADLGFGITLPILGVQIPDRNLTHEEKARVEAVIRQFYRVFVHKVAQGRGMAPEAVEEIAQGRIWSGVAAKARGLVDEVGGLSQAVDMARARAGIRPGAEVEVVELPRPGLINVEALMPGAPSVRGGSPLSDVEQGYLRLLARYPAQPLLLMPLELQLAWRTSGAMSWYGPR
- a CDS encoding methyltransferase — translated: MTSRERVRAALAHREPDKVPIDFGGTGVTGMHVTCVAALRDYYGLERRPVKVHEPYQMLGWIDQDLQDVLGIDVNGLYARTTMFGFPNENWREFRLPWGQVVLVSEHFRTTVDANGDLLIYPEGDTTAPPSGRMPVAGFFFDTIVRQPPIEEERLDPADNTEEFKPLNDQDLAHYRAEVERLADSPRAIVASFGGTAFGDIALVPAPFLKYPKGIRDIAEWYISTVTRQEYLHRVYAKQTEVALANLEKIHSIVGDLVDVVFVCGTDFGTQTSTFCSVETFRSLYAPYYRKVNDWIHRHTCWKTFKHSCGAVEPFMGAFIEVGFDVINPVQCSAAGMDPRRLKDTYGDQLVFWGGGVDTQKTLPFGTPAQVREEVLRRCEIFARNGGFVFNAVHNVQANTPVENLVAMFDAVKEFNGET
- a CDS encoding DUF5679 domain-containing protein, whose protein sequence is MADKAFCVKCRKMVDIADAKRVTMKNGRPALKGKCPACGTGVYKILPTK